AGCGCCTGCAGCACCGGGCGGGCCCCGGTGCCCGAGATCCAGCGGAACACCGCGTCGGGGCCCGCGAGCACGTGCAGGTAGGTGGTCTCCCAGGCGTCGACGGTGCAGCCGAGCGCGGTCAGGTCGTCCAGGTAGTCGGCCGGGTCCGCGGCGGCCGGCCGGGCGACGCCCCGGGTCGCGTCGGCGTACCGCGGGTCGGCGGCCAGGGCGTGCAGGAGGGCGTGGCTCGGCTCGGCGAAGTTCCCCGGGACCTGGAAGGCCAGCCACCCACCCGGTCGGACCGCGGCCAGCAGCCGGGGCAGCAGCACCCGGTGCCCGGGCACCCACTGCAGGGTCGCGTTGCTCACCAGCACGTCCACCGGGGCCGCCGGCGTCCACGTGCGCAGGTCGCCCAGGACGAACCGGACCCGCCCGTCGGCGTGCTCCTGGGCCTGCGCGACCATCTCCGGGGAGGAGTCGACGCCGAGCACCGAGGCCGAGGGCCAGCGCCGGGCCAGGGTCGCCGTGAGCTGACCGGGCCCGCAGCCGAGGTCGACGACGGTGGCGGGGTCCTCCGCGCCGACGCGGGCGAGCAGGTCCACGAAGGGCCGGCCCCGTTCGTCGGCGAACTGCAGGTACGTGCTCGGGCTCCAGACCACCATGTCGCGTTCCTCCAGCTCTCTTGACGTCAAGACAACCACGGCGCAGCTGCGCGGGGAAGCCGGGCCGGCGGGCTACCGTGGCGCCATGACGGCCGACACACCCCTCGCACCGCTGCAGGACGCCGAGGTCCCCACCGCCGACGGCCCCATGCCCGCCCTCGTCGTCCGACCGCCGTCGGGCAGCGGTCCCGGGCTGGTGCTGGTCCAGGAGATCTTCGGCGTCACCGGCTACATCCGGCAGCGCGCCGCGGACCTCGCCGCCCTCGGCTACCTGGTCGTGGTGCCCGAGGTCTACTGGCGGCTGCCGGACCACACCCTGCCGGAGGCGGCGGACGACCTGCTGCCGCGGGCGATGGCCCTCGTGCAGCAGCTGGACTGGCCGGCGGCCGTGCAGGACGTCGCCACCGCGGTCCGGTTCACCCGGGACCTCGACGGCGTCGACGGGCGGGTGGGACTGGTCGGCTTCTGCTTCGGCGGCGGGCTCGCGTTCAACGTGGCGGCCGTCGAGCCGGTGGAGGCGCTGGTCAGCTACTACGGGTCGGCCCTCGGGGACCTGCTGGCGCTGGCCGAGCAGGTGAGGACGCCCAGCCTCCACCACTTCGGCACCGACGACGCGTACGTGCCGCCGTCCACCCAGGACGCCATCCGCCGCGCGGTCACCCCCACCGGCGCCCGGTTCGTCAGCCACCCCGGTGCCGGGCACGCGTTCGACAACCCGGCACCCGCGTTCCACCACGCCGAGGCGTCGCGCGAGGCCTGGGCGGTGACGGCGGCCTTCCTCGCCGAGCACCTCCCGCCCCGGGCGGCGGGGGAGTCTTCCGCGGTCCGCACGCCGGCCGGTCCCGGACAGTAGGCTCGCGCACATCCGCAGCGGGGGGAACGAGGTCGGATGAGCACGTCGGAGAGCACGGGCGCGGCCGGGGCGGCTCCGTCCGCCAACGGGACGGCGCCACGACCGACGCTGTCCATCCTGATCCGCGTCCGGGGTGCGCTCCCGAACCTGCGCCCGGCCGAGCGCCGGGTGGCCGAGGCCGTGCTGGCCGACCCGGCGAAGGTGTCGGAGAGCTCGATCACCACCGTCGCCCGGCAGTGCCAGACCTCGGAGACGACGGTGCTGCGGTTCTGCCGCGCCCTCGGCCTGGCCGGCTACCCCGAGCTGCGGATCGCGCTGGCCCGCGCCGCGCAGTGGGAGGAGACCGACCACGCCGCCGGCGGCCCCGTCACCGGGGTGATCACCAAGACCGACACGCTCGCCGAGGTGGTGGCGAAGGTGACCCACGCCGACGCGCGCTCCATCGAGGACACGGGCGCGGCGCTCGACGTCGACGTGCTGGAGGCCGCGGTCTCCGCCGTGGCGGCCGCGCGCCGGGTGGACGTCTACGGGACCGGGGCGAGCGCCCTGGTCGGGCAGGACCTGCAGCTCAAGCTGCACCGGATCGGCCTGGTGTCCTTCCTCTGGTCCCAGCACCACCAGGCGCTGGCCTCGGCCGCGCTGCTGGGAGCCGGCGACGTGGCGATCGGCATCTCCCACACGGGGACGACCGCCGAGGTGGTCGACGCCCTCCGGGTGGCCCGGGAGCGCGGCGCCACGACCATCGGCGTCACCAACTTCGCCGGCTCGGCCATCGCCGAGCACGCCGCGCTCGTGCTCACCACGGCGGCCCGCGAGACCACCTTCCGCTCCGGCGCCATGTCCAGCCGGATCGCCCAGCTCGCCGTCGTCGACTGCCTGTTCACCGGCGTCGCCCAGCGCTCCTACGACTCGGCGGTCGAGGCCCTGGAGAACACCTACGTCGTGGTGCAGGCCCGCCGATCGGCGCGGTCGGGGGCGGTCGTCCGGCCGCTCGACTGAGCGGCCCGTCCGCCGGGCCGTCTCGCCTGGGGGTCCGTGGACCTCCGGGGCGGGACCGGCTGCCACAGTGGCGGGCGTGTCCCGCGACCCCGCCGCCCCGGCCCTGCGCTCCGTCGTCGTGCTGGGGCTGCTGTCGACCTTCGGCCCGCTGTCGCTCGACCTCTACCTGCCCGCCCTGCCCGAGCTGGCCGACGACCTCGCCAGCACCCCCTCCGCCGCCCAGCTGACCATCACGGCGTGCCTGGTGGGGCTCGCGCTCGGCCAGCTGGTGGCCGGCCCGCTCTCGGACCGGTTCGGCCGCCGTCGCCCGCTGCTGGTCGGCCTCGTGGCCTACCTGCTCACCTCCCTGGCCTGCGCGTTCGCGCCGTCGGTGGCGGTGCTCGTCGTCCTCCGGCTGGTGCAGGGCCTGGCCGGCGCCGCCGGGCTGGTGATCGCGCGCGCGGTGGCCCGCGACCTCTACGAGGGCCGGCGGCTGGTGCTGTTCTTCTCCCGGCTGACCCTGATCTCCGGCCTCGCCCCGGTCGTCGCGCCGGTCCTCGGCGGCCAGCTGAGCCGGGTGATGAGCTGGCGCGGGATCTTCGTCGTGCTGGCCGGCTTCGGCGCGCTGCTGCTGGTGGCGGGCCTGCTGCAGCGCGAGACCCTGCCCGCCGAGCGGCGCAGCACCGGCGGGCTGACCACGACGCTGCGCGGCTTCCGGGTGCTGCTGCACGACCGGTTCTTCGTCGGCGCGGCCCTCTCCGCCGGCCTCGCCGGGGCGTCCATGTTCGCCTACATCTCCGGCGCGACCTTCGTCCTGCAGCGCATCTACGGGTTGTCCGCCCAGGGCTTCTCGCTCGTGTTCGGGCTGAACTCCGTCGGCATCATGGTGATGAGCCAGGTGGGCGCCCGGCTCAGCCGGCGGCGCTCGCCCGTCGCGGTGCTCGCCCTCGGGCTGGCGCTCAACCTGCTCGGGGCCTCCGCCCTCGCCGTCACCGTGCTGCTCGACCTGGGGCTCACCTTCCTCGTCCCCTCGCTCTTCGTCATGGTCAGCGCGCTGGGCCTGGTGTTCCCGACCGCGACGGCACTGGCCATGTCGGACTACCCGGAGCAGGCCGGGACGGCGTCCTCGCTGCTGGGCCTCGGCCAGTTCGTCTTCGGGGCGGTCGTGGCCCCGCTGGTGGGGATCGCGGGGGAGGGGACGGCGGTGCCGCTCGGCGTCGTCGCCGTGGTGGTCAGCTCGCTGGCCACGCTGGCCTTCCTGACCCTGGTCCGGCCGGCGGTCCGGGCCCGGTCCGAGGAGGTCCTGCCCAGCACTCCGCCGCCCGCCTGATCCGGCTCAGGCCTGGGCGGCGCGGCGGCGCGACTGCCGGACCGTGGTCACGACCACCCCGACCAGCAGGGCGATCGACAGGTACCAGGAGTACTGGGCGACGACCTCGAGGACGTGCACCGCGGGCTCGCCGATGCTCCAGCCCAGCCAGATGAGCAGCCCGCGCGTGACGGCGGCGCTCAGCACGTCCACGACCAGGAACTTCCGCAGGCTCATCCCGGCCGCCGCGACCGTGGCGTAGACGATCGCTCCCGGCAGGAACGGGATGACGTAGCCGAGGGCGATGGCCGCCACGCCGAACCGCTGGGCCAGCCGCTCGGCCCGGTCCGCGTTGCGGGCGGCGCGGGCGGAGCGGCCGGAGGCCATCTCCAGCATCCCCCGGCCCCACAGCCGGCCCGCCCACCAGTAGATCCAGTCGAACTTCACCGCGCCGAACGTGCCCAGCAGCAGGCCGAGCGGCCAGAAGCCGACCCCGGTCGCGGCCAGTGCCCCGATGGTGACGGCGGAGACCCGGGAGCCGCCGAGGGCGGCGAGCAGGTAGGGGTTGGCGCCCAGCAGCACCGGGCGCAGGGGCAGCAGCACGAGCGCGTAGACCCCGGTCAGGGAGAAGGCGGCCCAGCAGGCGATGTCCTGGCGGCCCGGGCGGCCCTTCCACGGCATCCGCGGGTCGTCCCACCACTCGCGCGGTGCGTCGGGATCGTCCTGCTCGCGCCCGGTCGGGCCCGACCCGTCCGACGGGCGCGGGGTGGCGGCGTCGACGTCGGGTGCCGCGTCGGGCTCCGGGGACGGCGAGGCGGGCTCGGGCTCGGGCACGCGCCCACGGTAGCGACCCGCACCAGGGTGGGCGGGACGTGACTCAGCTGCGCCGGTGGTAGGCCTCACGCCAGGACGGCACGGTGGGCCGCCACGAGAGCAGCATGCGGGCCTCGGCGGGCGTCCGGTCGGCCTTGACGTTGTTGCAGCGGGTGCAGGCGGCGACGGTGTTGAGCCAGGTGTTCTGCCCGCCGCGGGACTGGGGGAGCAGGTGGTCGACGGTGTCGGCGCTGCCGCCGCAGTAGGCGCAGCGGTGCAGGTCACGCCGCAGCACGCCGCGCTTGGACCAGGCCGGGTTGCGGGCGTAGAGGAACGTGGTCCGCACGTAGCGGATCAGCCGCAGCACCACCGGCCACGGGTAGGGGCCGATCGAGTGGCCGTCGCGGGCCTCCTCGACGATGGCCACCTCGCGGACCAGCATCTTGATCGCGTGCTGGACCGAGACGGTGTGCAGCGCGGTGTTGTCGGTGTTCAGCACGATGACCCCGGACACTCCGCACCTCCTCCGATCCTCGCGGCCTGGGCCGGTCGTCCGACCGGCCTGACCAGGGTCCACGAGGACGATGATGTCGTCACCAGGATTATGGCGGGCCGGTCAAGGCTCCCCGTACCCTGTCCCGGTGGGTCGCGTCGCCCTCCACCTCAGGGTGAGACCGCGGTTGACGCAATCGAACACGTGTTCGATTATGGACAGGTGACCGCCCTCCCCTCCGCCGACCGCATCCAGGAGCTGCAGCAGCGCGTCCAGCGGATGCAGGGAGCCGGCGTCACCCGAACGCTCGACAGCCTGCCGGCGCTCGGTGAGGTGCTGCGGCTGCGGACCGGCGGCGCCTACGCGGTGGACAGCCCCAGCCTGGCCATGGCCCTGATGGCCGGGCCGTCGCAGGCCGGGGAGTGGTGCGCCGTCGTCGGGGTGCCCGAGCTGGGGCTGGAGGCCGCCGCCGGCTTCGGCGTGGCGCTGGAGCGCACCATCGTGGTGCCGGCTCCGGGCGAGCACTGGCTCAGCGTCACCGCCGGCCTCGCCGACGTCGTCTCGGTGGTGCTGGTCAAGCCGTCCTCGCCGGTCAGCGAGCACCAGGCCGAGCGGCTGCGCGCCCGGCTCCGCCAGAAGGACGCCGCGCTGATCTGCTGGGGCCGCTGGCCGCGCTCCGACGCCTCCGTCTCGGTGCTCACCTCCTCCTGGACCGGTCTGGGGCAGGGCCACGGGCACCTCCAGGGCCGGTCCGTGGAGGTCGGCGTCCGCCGCGGCGGGGCGCCGGAGCGACGGACCTCGCTGTGGCTGCCCGGCGTCGACGCGCGGGTCAGCCCGGCCGGGCCGGCCGTCCAGCGGGTCCCGCTGACCGCGGTCCGGGCGGGCTGAGGTGGCGGCACTGGTCGAGCGGGGCCCGGTGGCCGCTCCCGCGGACCCCACGCCGGCGGGCCGGTCGGAGGCCGGCGGTCGCCGGGTGATGGTCGTCTGGTGCCCGGACTGGCCGGTGGTGGCCGCGGCCCTGCAGCACGAGCTGTCGCTGGACGCCCCGCTGGCCGTCGTGGAGCGCGGGGAGGTCTTCGCCTGCTCCGCCGCCGCGCGGGCCGAGGGGGTCAAGCGCGGGATGCGCCGCCGCGACGCCTCCGCCCGCTGCCCGGAGCTGGTGGTGGTGGACCGCGTGCCGGAGGTGGAGACCCGCAGCTTCGACGCCGTGCTGGCCGCGGTCGAGGAGGTCAGCGCCGGCGTCGCCCCGGTCAAGCCCGGGCTGTGCGCGCTGACGGTGCCCAGCCGCTTCTACGGCGGTGAGGCGGCCGCGGCCGCGGCCGTGGCCGAGCACCTCGTCGCGCTCGGCGTCTGGGACTGCCGCACGGGCGTCGCCGACGGCATCTTCGCCGCCGAGCAGGCCGCGCGCCGGGCCGCCACCCAGGACTGCACCGTGGTGCCGGCGGGCGGCTCGGCGGCCTTCCTCGCCCCGCTGCCGGTCGGGGCGCTCGAGGACGCCGAGCTGGTCAGCCTGCTCCGCCGGTTGGGGCTGCGGACGCTCGGGGACTTCGCCGCCCTGCCCGCGCGGGACGTGCTGACCCGGTTCGGCTCGTCCGGTGCCTGGCTGCACCGGCTGGCCCGCGGGGTCGACGACCGGACGGCGGTCTCCCGGCAGGTGCCGCCGGAGCTGGAGCAGCGGGTGGCCTTCGAGCCGCCGCTGGAGACCATCGAGCCGATCGTCTTCTCCAGCCGGCGGACCGCCGAGCGGACGGTGACCGAGCTGGCCCGGCACGGCCTGGTCTGCACCGAGGTGCGCGTCGTCGTCACCACCGAGGGTGGCTGGAGCGGCTCCCGGGTCTGGCTGCACGCGCGCTGGTTCAGCACGGCCGACCTGGTCGACCGGCTCTACTGGCAGCTGCAGGGCGACCCGGCGCCCGACCCGGTGTGCGAGGTGCGGTTCGTCCCCGAGGCGGTCGAGTCGATGGCCGACCACGGCGAGGGGCTGTGGGGCAGCGCGGCGGACGAGC
The window above is part of the Friedmanniella luteola genome. Proteins encoded here:
- a CDS encoding trans-aconitate 2-methyltransferase, which gives rise to MVVWSPSTYLQFADERGRPFVDLLARVGAEDPATVVDLGCGPGQLTATLARRWPSASVLGVDSSPEMVAQAQEHADGRVRFVLGDLRTWTPAAPVDVLVSNATLQWVPGHRVLLPRLLAAVRPGGWLAFQVPGNFAEPSHALLHALAADPRYADATRGVARPAAADPADYLDDLTALGCTVDAWETTYLHVLAGPDAVFRWISGTGARPVLQALDDEQRPAFEAEYRSRLTAAYPERAGGTVLPFRRVFVVAQRVVAGR
- a CDS encoding dienelactone hydrolase family protein, translating into MTADTPLAPLQDAEVPTADGPMPALVVRPPSGSGPGLVLVQEIFGVTGYIRQRAADLAALGYLVVVPEVYWRLPDHTLPEAADDLLPRAMALVQQLDWPAAVQDVATAVRFTRDLDGVDGRVGLVGFCFGGGLAFNVAAVEPVEALVSYYGSALGDLLALAEQVRTPSLHHFGTDDAYVPPSTQDAIRRAVTPTGARFVSHPGAGHAFDNPAPAFHHAEASREAWAVTAAFLAEHLPPRAAGESSAVRTPAGPGQ
- a CDS encoding MurR/RpiR family transcriptional regulator; this encodes MSTSESTGAAGAAPSANGTAPRPTLSILIRVRGALPNLRPAERRVAEAVLADPAKVSESSITTVARQCQTSETTVLRFCRALGLAGYPELRIALARAAQWEETDHAAGGPVTGVITKTDTLAEVVAKVTHADARSIEDTGAALDVDVLEAAVSAVAAARRVDVYGTGASALVGQDLQLKLHRIGLVSFLWSQHHQALASAALLGAGDVAIGISHTGTTAEVVDALRVARERGATTIGVTNFAGSAIAEHAALVLTTAARETTFRSGAMSSRIAQLAVVDCLFTGVAQRSYDSAVEALENTYVVVQARRSARSGAVVRPLD
- a CDS encoding multidrug effflux MFS transporter, giving the protein MSRDPAAPALRSVVVLGLLSTFGPLSLDLYLPALPELADDLASTPSAAQLTITACLVGLALGQLVAGPLSDRFGRRRPLLVGLVAYLLTSLACAFAPSVAVLVVLRLVQGLAGAAGLVIARAVARDLYEGRRLVLFFSRLTLISGLAPVVAPVLGGQLSRVMSWRGIFVVLAGFGALLLVAGLLQRETLPAERRSTGGLTTTLRGFRVLLHDRFFVGAALSAGLAGASMFAYISGATFVLQRIYGLSAQGFSLVFGLNSVGIMVMSQVGARLSRRRSPVAVLALGLALNLLGASALAVTVLLDLGLTFLVPSLFVMVSALGLVFPTATALAMSDYPEQAGTASSLLGLGQFVFGAVVAPLVGIAGEGTAVPLGVVAVVVSSLATLAFLTLVRPAVRARSEEVLPSTPPPA
- a CDS encoding DedA family protein, giving the protein MPEPEPASPSPEPDAAPDVDAATPRPSDGSGPTGREQDDPDAPREWWDDPRMPWKGRPGRQDIACWAAFSLTGVYALVLLPLRPVLLGANPYLLAALGGSRVSAVTIGALAATGVGFWPLGLLLGTFGAVKFDWIYWWAGRLWGRGMLEMASGRSARAARNADRAERLAQRFGVAAIALGYVIPFLPGAIVYATVAAAGMSLRKFLVVDVLSAAVTRGLLIWLGWSIGEPAVHVLEVVAQYSWYLSIALLVGVVVTTVRQSRRRAAQA
- a CDS encoding HNH endonuclease; this translates as MSGVIVLNTDNTALHTVSVQHAIKMLVREVAIVEEARDGHSIGPYPWPVVLRLIRYVRTTFLYARNPAWSKRGVLRRDLHRCAYCGGSADTVDHLLPQSRGGQNTWLNTVAACTRCNNVKADRTPAEARMLLSWRPTVPSWREAYHRRS
- a CDS encoding DNA polymerase Y family protein, whose protein sequence is MAAPADPTPAGRSEAGGRRVMVVWCPDWPVVAAALQHELSLDAPLAVVERGEVFACSAAARAEGVKRGMRRRDASARCPELVVVDRVPEVETRSFDAVLAAVEEVSAGVAPVKPGLCALTVPSRFYGGEAAAAAAVAEHLVALGVWDCRTGVADGIFAAEQAARRAATQDCTVVPAGGSAAFLAPLPVGALEDAELVSLLRRLGLRTLGDFAALPARDVLTRFGSSGAWLHRLARGVDDRTAVSRQVPPELEQRVAFEPPLETIEPIVFSSRRTAERTVTELARHGLVCTEVRVVVTTEGGWSGSRVWLHARWFSTADLVDRLYWQLQGDPAPDPVCEVRFVPEAVESMADHGEGLWGSAADERVERGVARLQGMLGPEEVLAPAVQGGRGPRERQSLTPWGERAVSSRPAGLPWPGSIPPPAPARVFREPQSALVTGVDGRPVAVTERGLVTGEPTLFTVDRMAPPTQVQAWAGPWPIDELWWDPAQARRVARFQVVGVDGSAWLLVVEDGRWWCEARYD